One genomic window of Argopecten irradians isolate NY unplaced genomic scaffold, Ai_NY scaffold_0107, whole genome shotgun sequence includes the following:
- the LOC138311771 gene encoding uncharacterized protein — protein sequence MDSVSFYTDSKVVLGYLTNKTRRFYVYVGNRVDRILRSSSSTQWSYVPTDLNPADCATRPLNAQDLANSSWLNGPEAFFQDRAKEDNINNDNQFHLIEPDEDKGIRPKVKAIKTDVSRRLGTSRLNKFSSWSRLTSAISLLKSVASKHSSTSSPIRSTVDFQNDAELLILKEVQYEMYAKEISCLQDKKLIPKNSSILDLSPTLDKNGLLRIGGRLGSSSLHPSEKNPLIIPGKHHIATLLVQHYHNLVKHQGRHLTEGSIRSAGYWITGGKRLINSIIHKCVLCKRLRGKMEHQKMAELPVDRTTPCPPFTYVGVDTFGPWPVVTRRTRGGQANSKRWAIMFSCLVTRGIHIEVVEELSSSSFINALRRFISLRGPVQEFRSDRGTNFVGATDNLNITAINVEDESVNKFLLQNQTVWKFNPPHASNMSGSWERMIGLTRRILDCMLCNANTKALTHEVLCTFMAEVCAIVNARPLASVSSDPESPMILSPSALITQKLNADVEPFENLSLKDMYKSQWRHVQVLAEQFWKKWNSQYIQNLQTRPKWQQERPYMKPGDVVLMKDSEAPRNCWPMAVINEVYPSSDSLVRKVSIRVMRDDKMVFYTRPITQLIYLFSSD from the coding sequence ATGGATTCTGTATCTTTCTACACAGATAGCAAAGTTGTTCTCGGGTATCTTACCAATAAAACACGCAGATTCTATGTCTATGTTGGTAATCGAGTAGACAGGATCTTGAGATCATCATCCAGCACTCAGTGGAGTTATGTTCCTACAGACTTGAATCCCGCAGACTGTGCTACTAGGCCCCTGAACGCTCAGGATCTTGCTAACAGCAGCTGGTTAAACGGTCCAGAAGCCTTCTTTCAGGATAGGGCGAAGGAAGACAACATTAATAATGACAACCAATTTCATCTCATAGAACCAGACGAAGATAAAGGGATTCGTCCGAAAGTTAAGGCCATCAAAACAGATGTATCCCGACGACTTGGAACCAGTCGGTTAAACAAGTTTTCATCATGGTCAAGGTTGACTTCAGCGATCTCTTTGCTGAAATCTGTTGCATCCAAGCATTCTTCTACAAGTTCTCCAATCAGATCTACTGTTGACTTCCAAAACGATGCAGAGTTACTCATTCTGAAAGAAGTTCAATATGAGATGTACGCCAAGGAGATCAGCTGTCTGCAGGATAAAAAACTAATTCCTAAGAATAGCAGCATTCTAGATCTTTCACCAACCTTGGACAAAAATGGATTGTTGAGAATAGGTGGTCGACTAGGAAGCTCATCTTTACACCCTTCAGAGAAGAATCCGTTGATAATCCCAGGAAAACACCATATCGCTACCTTATTGGTGCAACATTACCACAACCTGGTGAAACACCAAGGACGTCACCTGACTGAAGGATCCATACGGTCTGCAGGCTATTGGATCACTGGTGGTAAAAGGCTCATAAACAGTATTATACATAAGTGTGTATTGTGCAAAAGGCTAAGAGGTAAAATGGAACACCAAAAAATGGCTGAACTACCTGTTGATAGGACCACACCATGCCCTCCATTTACTTATGTAGGTGTGGACACATTTGGTCCATGGCCTGTGGTTACGCGTCGTACTAGAGGAGGCCAAGCAAACTCGAAGCGCTGGGCAATCATGTTTTCATGCCTTGTGACCAGAGGAATACACATAGAGGTTGTTGAAGAACTTAGTTCATCATCATTTATAAATGCACTGCGACGGTTTATCTCACTCCGAGGGCCCGTACAAGAATTTCGGTCGGATCGTGGAACGAATTTTGTCGGAGCAACGGATAACCTTAACATCACAGCAATCAACGTTGAAGATGAAAGTGTCAACAAATTCCTCCTTCAAAACCAAACAGTATGGAAGTTCAACCCACCACATGCATCTAACATGAGTGGATCGTGGGAGCGAATGATTGGCCTTACAAGGAGAATTTTGGATTGTATGTTGTGCAATGCAAACACAAAGGCTTTAACTCACGAAGTCTTATGCACATTCATGGCTGAAGTTTGCGCCATCGTAAATGCTAGACCTCTTGCATCCGTTTCAAGTGACCCTGAGTCTCCAATGATTCTCTCACCTTCAGCTCTCATCACTCAAAAGTTAAACGCTGATGTAGAACCATTTGAGAATCTCTCGCTCAAAGATATGTACAAATCACAATGGCGCCATGTTCAAGTCTTGGCAGAACAGTTCTGGAAGAAATGGAACAGTCAGTACATTCAGAATCTGCAAACCCGTCCGAAGTGGCAACAGGAACGGCCCTACATGAAACCAGGCGATGTAGTTCTAATGAAGGATTCTGAGGCCCCTAGGAATTGTTGGCCTATGGCAGTCATCAACGAGGTGTACCCAAGCTCAGACAGCCTTGTGCGAAAGGTTTCCATTCGTGTTATGAGGGACGATAAAATGGTTTTCTATACAAGACCAATTACACAGCTGATCTATCTGTTTTCCAGTGACTAA
- the LOC138311772 gene encoding uncharacterized protein encodes MFDKQHAELAPPLESGEECRYLPIFPVYHPKKPGKIRVVFDSSAKYNGYSLNDVLLTGPDVTNSLVGVLLKFRKEKVAITADVEQMFFNFNVHRQYRNLLRFIWFKDNDPTKDLIDYRMRVHVFGNSPSPAVATIGLRKSACNHADQSLCDEVCDFVKNHFYVDDGLISSVDAQSAVNLMKKTQRRLKQEGNLNLLKISSNNADVLGSFSPEDLAKNLSAMDFDTSTANVQRSLGLYWEVKSDTFQYEVCCEEKPSTKRGILSTVNSVFDPLGFVAPVLLGGRLILRNIIQTGKIDWDEPIPDHIESEWTSWRKSLKDSQGLAIPTKRIPTLAYWKVQGKNYTYSRMLLRKPSEQ; translated from the coding sequence ATGTTTGACAAACAACACGCTGAGTTAGCACCACCCCTTGAAAGCGGAGAGGAATGCAGATATCTTCCGATATTTCCTGTATATCATCCGAAGAAACCTGGAAAAATCCGAGTAGTTTTTGACAGCTCAGCTAAGTATAACGGCTACTCGCTCAACGATGTGCTACTTACTGGACCAGACGTCACAAATAGTCTAGTTGGAGTTCTTCTGAAATTCAGAAAGGAAAAGGTTGCTATAACGGCTGACGTAGAACAGATGTTCTTCAATTTCAACGTTCACCGGCAATACAGGAATCTCTTACGTTTTATATGGTTCAAAGACAACGACCCTACAAAAGATTTGATCGACTATCGAATGCGTGTGCATGTTTTTGGGAACTCACCATCCCCAGCAGTCGCAACTATTGGATTGAGGAAGTCGGCTTGTAACCATGCAGACCAATCTTTGTGTGATGAGGTGtgtgattttgtcaaaaatcatttttatgtcGACGATGGATTGATCTCATCTGTAGATGCTCAATCAGCTGTGAACTTGATGAAGAAGACTCAACGTAGGCTCAAACAGGAGGGTAATCTGAACTTACTCAAGATATCCTCTAACAATGCAGATGTTCTCGGCAGCTTTTCCCCAGAAGACTTGGCGAAAAACCTCAGTGCAATGGACTTCGACACGAGCACAGCAAATGTCCAGAGAAGCTTAGGGCTATACTGGGAGGTTAAGAGTGACACTTTTCAATACGAAGTTTGTTGTGAAGAGAAACCTAGCACTAAGAGAGGAATCCTTTCTACAGTGAATAGCGTGTTTGATCCTTTGGGATTCGTGGCTCCAGTCCTCCTTGGAGGTAGGCTAATACTTAGGAACATTATTCAAACAGGCAAAATCGATTGGGACGAACCAATACCAGATCACATAGAATCTGAATGGACAAGTTGGAGAAAATCTCTCAAAGATTCACAAGGTCTGGCAATACCTACAAAACGTATTCCGACATTGGCATACTGGAAGGTACAAGGAAAGAATTACACATATTCTCGGATGCTTCTAAGGAAGCCATCGGAGCAGTAG
- the LOC138311773 gene encoding uncharacterized protein: MDMSPKLLQSERDLVEAEAELRAIDDSLAFEDIEGFPVGTASCDLERVVAAPPHTTGHQCMPNVSSGLNPEAPAFNQKPTQPDGGVSELTNYIMKKDLLLSRLSKYDDRPERYLVWKTSFRNIARELKVNATEELDLLGRWLGEESSRQATSLRTANCHNEAQALSRIWSRLDERYGSPELVEAALRQRLDSVSKLSAKDGAKLYELPDILAVKGYERYQNSFSYFDSPHGVNQVLQKLPAFMQNKWIDLASRFKREHAVMYPPFTIFVDFVRNMATRCNDPSFMFESNLVGSTKAPTSSSNLGNMKKSNNNVNGSRNQVMVSARKTDITPDYCPLHGKEVKHILKDCRLFQSKSMSDKKDVIKKFGICFKCCKGKHLSKDCKDNIKCERCGSSSHCTTFHIDRGSPEKHGGEQTHQDQGTTVSSKCTQICGSTSFPGKSCGKTVLVKVYPKGRPEEALDMYAIIDEQSNRSLVREFFEHFNYKSESIDYVLSSCGGQVTKCGRRASGYVIESTDGTYRSALPELIECNEIPNSKHGIPTPAVAKAYKYLKEIETFIPNSDAPILLLIGRDLITAHHVLEQRIASGNTPYAQKLRLGWVIIGETCLGAAHQPDLVTVNKTTVLRSGRASYFKPCPYNFEVNYASISDDINLHGNVFRHTKDDEVLGLSQEDKEFIHQMEEEFYKTPEGNWSAPLPLRQHRPRLENNRDQVFKRTENLVKSLQRNHVK, encoded by the coding sequence ATGGATATGAGTCCCAAGTTGCTGCAATCGGAGAGAGATTTGGTGGAGGCTGAGGCTGAGCTTCGGGCTATTGATGATTCGTTGGCATTTGAGGACATTGAGGGGTTTCCTGTTGGCACGGCCAGCTGTGACCTTGAGAGGGTTGTTGCTGCACCACCACATACCACTGGTCACCAGTGTATGCCAAACGTTAGTTCAGGATTAAATCCAGAGGCCCCAGCATTCAATCAAAAACCAACCCAACCAGATGGAGGAGTTAGTGAGCTTACTAACTATATTATGAAGAAAGACTTATTGCTTTCAAGACTATCAAAGTATGATGATAGGCCAGAGCGGTACTTGGTTTGGAAGACAAGTTTTAGAAACATTGCTCGCGAGCTCAAAGTAAATGCCACAGAGGAACTTGATCTATTAGGCAGATGGTTAGGAGAGGAGTCTTCCCGACAAGCAACAAGTCTTAGAACAGCTAACTGTCACAATGAAGCTCAGGCATTATCAAGGATTTGGAGTAGGCTTGATGAAAGATATGGATCGCCAGAACTAGTAGAGGCTGCCCTTAGACAAAGACTAGACAGTGTCTCAAAACTCTCAGCTAAGGACGGTGCCAAGCTGTATGAACTCCCAGACATATTGGCAGTGAAAGGCTATGAGCGATATCAGAATTCTTTCTCATACTTTGACTCTCCACATGGAGTTAACCAAGTGTTACAGAAACTACCAGCATTCATGCAAAACAAGTGGATTGACCTTGCCAGTAGGTTCAAGCGGGAACATGCCGTCATGTACCCACCCTTCACCATCTTTGTAGACTTTGTTCGGAACATGGCTACACGATGTAATGACCCAAGTTTCATGTTTGAATCTAATCTTGTAGGATCTACAAAGGCACCTACATCTTCAAGCAACCTTGGTAACATGAAGAAATCTAACAACAATGTTAACGGCTCTAGGAACCAGGTCATGGTATCTGCTAGAAAGACGGACATCACCCCAGATTACTGCCCGTTACATGGCAAAGAGGTCAAGCACATTCTGAAAGACTGTCGTTTATTTCAATCAAAGTCAATGTCAGACAAGAAGGATGTGATCAAGAAGTTTGGTATTTGCTTCAAATGCTGCAAAGGAAAGCACCTATCTAAGGATTGTAAGGACAATATCAAGTGTGAGAGATGTGGGAGTAGTTCTCATTGTACAACATTCCATATCGACCGTGGATCCCCAGAAAAGCATGGCGGGGAACAAACACATCAGGACCAAGGTACTACTGTGTCATCGAAATGTACTCAGATTTGCGGCTCAACCTCATTCCCAGGAAAGTCCTGTGGTAAGACAGTTTTAGTGAAAGTTTATCCGAAAGGACGGCCAGAAGAGGCACTTGACATGTACGCTATTATTGACGAACAGAGTAACAGGTCTTTAGTGCGGGAGTTTTTCGaacatttcaattataaatCCGAGAGCATAGATTATGTATTATCATCATGTGGAGGACAGGTGACCAAATGTGGAAGGCGAGCGTCCGGTTATGTAATCGAATCAACAGATGGCACTTACCGCAGCGCACTTCCGGAACTTATTGAATGCAATGAAATCCCGAACAGTAAACATGGAATTCCAACGCCAGCGGTAGCAAAAGCTTACAAATATCTCAAGGAAATTGAAACCTTCATACCCAATTCTGACGCGCCAATTTTGCTCCTTATAGGAAGAGATTTGATTACAGCCCACCATGTATTAGAGCAAAGGATTGCAAGTGGCAACACACCTTATGCCCAGAAGCTGAGACTGGGCTGGGTTATTATTGGGGAAACGTGTCTCGGTGCTGCACATCAACCGGACTTAGTAACAGTCAACAAGACAACTGTTTTGAGGAGTGGACGAGCGTCTTACTTTAAACCTTGCCCCTACAACTTTGAAGTGAACTATGCTTCGATTTCTGATGACATCAACCTTCATGGTAATGTTTTCCGTCACACAAAAGACGACGAAGTGCTAGGTCTGTCGCAAGAAGACAAAGAATTCATACATCAAATGGAAGAGGAATTTTACAAAACGCCAGAAGGGAACTGGAGTGCACCACTTCCCCTGAGACAACATCGTCCCAGACTTGAAAACAACCGAGATCAAGTGTTTAAAAGAACAGAAAACCTAGTTAAATCTCTACAGAGGAACCACGTCAAGTAA